In Brachypodium distachyon strain Bd21 chromosome 5, Brachypodium_distachyon_v3.0, whole genome shotgun sequence, the genomic window gcatgcatgattaCAGTTAGTAACTCCGATGGGTACGTGGTCCCAAGAATTACACACTTAATTACACTGATGACCGGACGGCAGTTCAAAAATTAAGATCATTCTCAAAGATAGAAATCGCTTCGCAAGAAACATTGTAGGAATAAAGAAGAACAAATTCTGAACCCCATGTAGCTACTGAACTTGGATGACAGTGAGACTGCGCAGCCAAAACTCTCGAGAGCTGTTGGGCAGCAGTGAAGCTGTTAGCTACTCATCCGTCCATTgaatacaaaatttgtactaacttaataCAAAATAGACGATACTTTTTACGACGGAGGAAATACCTGCTCGCTGATTGATTGCGTTTGAAGGAGCATAATCAAGACAAAAAGCCAGCACATGGGTGACAGCTCCGCATGCCTCTCCAAAAGACACCGGGACTACTCCGCTGCCACTGTCCTTGTGCCAACACTAATTTCTTGATTGATTCAGCACAACGCAGCTGCTTATCTTGATTCAGGTCATCGGAACCTTCAAATTGCCgatacaaataaataaattgctGCACGTATACGTAATGCCAATACAAATAAATTTTTGGTAACAAAAGTCGTGGCATGCAGATCAGGCAGAGGAACGCTGGATCGTTCATCACAGCCGTACGTTTGCTCCACGCACGTACGTGAATGGTGATCGGACCACCTTTTGGTACTACAACAGTCTACTGCAATTAAGTTCTACGGAGTACGGAGTACCAGTATATTGATTTCTGGCACATTTTCAGTCCATCGTGCCATGTGTTGATTCCCTAAACTTCAGCATTTTGGTATCAACAACAATGCATTTATTGTTAAAATGATGATTAATCAGGGCTATTGGTTGGTTGTAGCATTACTCAGTCGGCATTTGTTGATAATTCACCAATGGATTTGCTGAATTCAATTCAGAACCACTTCAGACATAGTTGAATCGCAACTGCATGatgtgaagaagaaaaaaaaagttcagagATAAGAGAGCTGGTGGCCATCATTGTGCTCATCAGTAGTACTACCACAGAAGAagaacactttttttttcgaaaagggggctccccggcctctgcatcgaaaggatgcacacagccaatttattgcaaagttaaaaCATCTCAGTACAAAATTCACGAATCACACAAAGTGAAGACAAAAACGGATATATTTTTTGTACTCCCttcctccgaccggtattacttgtctcaaatttgcccaaatacgaaTGTATCaatgtgtaaaaagcgtctagatacatgtaatattttgacaagtaatttcgACCGGagttagtacaatttttttttgctgaattcAGAACCATTTCAGGCAGTGatccttgtttttttctttttgcgggtAATCAGTAGAAGAACAtcacttgcaatttttttactgATTGCATATAGGTGTTTACTGCACATGCTTTATCGCCTTGCCCACACGCATAATTGATTAGAAATCTTGGCAACCGGATTAATCATGTTTACTTCtctcttgcatgcatgtggtaAGTCTTTtttgggtgtgtttggtttgctatCAAAACATACcaagccaattttttggtcattgatcaaaatttggtgtttttttagatggtgaccaaatatttggctagtCAATGTTCCATAGCCAACTTTAGTTTAactttttggtcaaagttgccCAACTCATGGCTAGCAAAACCATCATCAATTATTTGGctaaccaaatttttggtagggcaactttgggctcaaaccaaacagaccCTTTTGCGCCAAACTGTCAGCTGGAAATGGCTCAGATGAAACCTTTTAGCACCACTGGTATCTAAAGAGCCTCCTAAAGCTACGATGGGCGGTGTAACTGTTCCCAAGGTCAGTGTGCTGCCTGTACAAATTTGCTTCTTTTCTATCTTGATCCCCTTCGCCAAATTCAGATGTCAATCAGCAATCCTACATTTTCAGCACAGCTTGTTTTCATTCAGCTTATTTTCAGTAACTGAAAAGGCATTGCCATGAACAGGTCAACCACACCTGGAACTTTTGTGCAAATATCCCTACAATTACGCTTGTGGCGCGCAGATGCATCAATGACACTCATTACGACTCAACGATGATGCTGATAGTTATGCAAGTTATGGTAATTGGGAGTAGCCTGATTTGAAAGATAATATCCAAATGGGATGATGGCAGGTTTGCATCTTCAGTGCAAATGTGCAATTatccaaaaggcatcagtTTGAATGAAAATTCAGATTGCAAGATCAGCCAATGGAGTGCTGAATTCAGAACCATTACACACAATGCAATGATGATGCAAAGAGGACAGGAATCACAAGTGCAGGGTGTGAAAAAAGGTCCTCAAGACATAGCTGAAGATTAGGGCAAACAAGTGAGACTGTAGGCCATTATTGTCCCCATCAGTACCACAGAAGAAAAGGGCGAAGAACAGCACTTACATTTTCCACTGATTGCTAATGAGTGTTTACTGCACATGCTCTACCAACTTGCTACAGCCTCTTGTTCTCTTCTGAAAACAAAAAGTGGATCCTGCTGCAGAGTAGCACTCAGCAGTTCATGTCAGTGTTTGTAGCAGCAAGGTTGTGCTGCTGATGATTGATCTCTGTTTTTCAGATAAGGTATGCTTTGAGAAAATTATGCTACGCTGAGCAAAAGTGGATCAGAAAACCCTTCAGATAAGGAGAAGGTGAACTAATTGACCAGACAACTAAACACGCCGCTTTAGGGTACACAgcttatgatattgttatttGCTCCTTAAGATGAGTGGGTTAGCATCAACATCCACTGGTACCCTGATGCAATTTAAGACCCTTAAATTAATGCCTAAAGTTATACCTTTGCGGTGGTATAGCAATATTCTTTGATTTTTGTCAATGTGCTTTTGGCAAAGTCCCATACTGATGGAAAAAACAATGACAAAGACACCGACTTCACAAGTCTGAACATTCAATATGCTGCTAGAATTCAACAGCTAAACATACTGGAGTAGTAGTAACTTTGTGACTTCACTACCAATTTGGATAatttcatctttctttttttccccttgAGGGTGTAGATAAACAAAGTCCATGCACAATTGGATATATGTACAGTTGAATTTCTTTTTACTAGATTGAACATCTTTCCGGTGGAAAAAGCATTAGGCAATCCTATATTCATTCATGTATGAACAGATAGATAGATGATCTCATGCACAAAAGCTGAAAGAGGGAGAGAAAGGAATCCAAACCAAAACACAAGCACCTGtcccttttgttttctcataTTACTTGTAACACTATGGAACAAACTAAGCAGAAACCTGACCTTTGCATCTACTGCAGCTGCCACTCCATACAATCGTCGAAGTCGAGACTGCTGGAGCAGTCGAGCAGCGcgttctgctgctgctcgtacCGGCATATGTAGTTGAGGCCCACGAGCAACTCGCAGATGACCGCCTCCGTCTTTTCCCTGTCAGCGAAGTACAGCGTCTGCAGGAGCAAGACATTGCCCTTGAGCAcaatctgctgctgctcaaaGTTCCTCTCGGCCTGCCACCGCATCATGTTGTGCGCCATCGGCGCTAGCCACGACAGCGTCTTCTCAACTGTCTCCCTCCAGTCATGCGCTAGGAACGCGTCGTAGATGGCCATGTTCTTGACATAGGTCCTCAGGTTCTTCCTCAGTGACACCCTCAGGCTGGACGGCAACATCTGGTAGAGATCATCCCGGGCCTCCTCGCCGACAAGGTGTGGGTACTGGAGCAGCTTCtcaatgatgatgatgatgttggCGTAATGCAATGCGAGCGCCGACCCGCCGATCGTAGACGGCGGGGCCAGCGATGTCACCGTGCTCTTGGGACCAAACCGCACATTTCTTCTCCCTCCGGCATTCTTGGCGACCGGAATGGATGCGGCGTCGCCGCTGAAGGGCACGAGCATCCCTGACCTGATCGTGCTGATACAGCTGGCGGCGTCGTCTTCCAGGAAGTCATCCTCGAGCCCATCCTTCCATGACACGGagctgctcaagctcaagcacTCCATGAACATGTTCCCCCCGCAATTGGACCGGAGATTGGAATTGGATGGCCTTGGCGGCGTGGCCACATCGACCGCTCTGGCAATCGGCCCTGATTTGGCGCTGAGGTTACTGTGGGGAGGAGTAGCCGAGAGCTGCTGGTGCCGGCGGCGTGAggccgccggagacgaagaagaagaagacgaggagagCAGGTGGTTGATGCCGAGCATGGGGTCGCCGAAGACGAGGCGGATGCGGTGGTAGATGGCGCAGACGGCTCGGGCGAGCAGGAGGAGCGCCCTGTCGTAGGTCCAGTTCCAGAGCGAGGCGTCCCTCAGCCTGCGCACGTCGTGGAGGCGCTGGCGCCGCTCGAGCGCGCGGCgggcctcggcgccggcggggagcttccgcgccgcctgctccagctccgccaccgcgtccagctccgcgtACAGCGCCGCCGTGGCGGACGCGAGCCGGTCGAGCTTGCGGAAGAGCCTGGtgtctgcggcggcggagtcggccggggagaaggcggcggcgtcggagcGGCCCGCCAGGAGGTCGGCGTAGACGTGGTCGAATCCCAGGAGCGCCGGGAGCGTGCAGCGCTGGCGGCCGAGgcgggaggcgacggcggcgacgcggttGAGCGCGTCGAGCTTCTCGGCGAGGGCGAGCGCCAGGAGCCGCGCGTCGTCGCCGGGGACGAGGGCGCGCACGGCGCTGGAGCCCAGGCAGAGCGGGCCCagcagccgcgccgcctcgccgtcggACAGCGACCGGTGGAGGTTGGCGGCGCGCGACATGGCGTTGGCCACCTCGAACGACAGGATGCCCACCCtgccctgctcctcctcccccgcagccgccggcttcgtcttcttcgacgacgacgaggtcgCCGCCATGGACAGCACCTTGTGCACGAGCGGCTCGGCCCCCATGGCACGCAAACCTTTCCTCGAGCACCTTGCGTACCAAAAATGCGAAAAGGAATCTCGCTCGGAAAGCCCGGGCCGCGGGCGTCAACCCTGCAGCGAATCCAGCTAAAACAAGAATCCAATGGGGCAGCCCAAATCGAGAAATTAACAAACCGGCCGAAGCCGGACGGTTTGAATTTCAAACACTCCGATCTCGTGCCCCTCTCGCTACCAGAGCACGGGAACACGGACAGGATGAGACGACGAGGAATTAATGGCGGAGCAGAGAGCCAGAGAGCAGAGATGTCAACACGTCGAGACAGTACTGGTACTACTTGCCACCGGCCATTAacgaaaagaaaggaaggaagaaaaaaaaagggaggaaaAGAGACCAAAAAAGAAATCCTCGGGCGGTGTTCCAGGGAAAGctagcgagcgagcgagcgagctaggagaggagagagcgaTGGGGTTTGTTTCTCATCtgagatggagaagaagacgatTGTAGATTTAGATTTGGGCAGCAGTAGCGACTGCATCCATGGCCATTGATGCTGCTCCAACTCCTCCTCGCTGGAGGCATTAAATCGCCATAAATTGGAGCGTGGCAAACCAACAAAAGCGAGCCAACGAGCTGCCTCCCCtctcagctcagctcagctcagctcggAGCGAGTGAGCTGCCAGTGAGTGGTGCAGTGGTTGGATATGGGGTAACTTTTCCGGCACCTTTTCGTATTGATTAATCTTCTCTCCTGGCGCTGACGGGTGGGGCCAGGAGCTGACCTGTGCGGTTTTGGTCCGCGTGTCAGTGGAGCAGCAGGCAGAGTGTACGGCGCAGTTGGGAGGGTAGCAGTTGCATTGTTTGAAAGAAAAGGGCAGGTGGACTTTGGGGCAAGTAAACTTACTGCAACACGCCGGACCCCTTTGCCATTTTGGCCCTCACATAGTCAAGATCCAACACAAAGGGCCCTGGGATGGGTGTATTATTTTGACTACccaaattcaaatattcaCTGCAGAAATGTCTATTGGATTTGTCATACGGAGTAAAAAACTTCACATCTCTTCATTAGCTTAAGTTTTTGAGATAATTAGTTCGTTGATTGCAATTTATTGGTGccagaacaaagaaaaaaactgaGTTCAAGATCCAGCAAGCACGTGTTGATGTAATAGTTGCAGTATAAATTGAGACgtttttttcttgaacatttttttctctggtTTGGGCACTTTGATTTGTTACAACAGACCTAGTAATAATATAATTGCTACATCATTCGGATACACAGATTGGAAAGCACCttctttttgaagaaaaaaaaatctagtttCTTTATTGCAACAAGAAAACAGGGGAGTTTCTTTATTGCAACAAGAAAACTGGGGGTATATGAATGTAGGAGTACAAAACCAACTTTGCAGTTGTACATTTCACCTAGAAGATGTGGAAGGAAGGAGTAGCAAGTTTTTCCTCCCACGAAGAAACTACTTCCTagctgattctaaattcttgactcaaattagctcaaatatgaatgcatcAATTCTTAAAAaccgtctagatacatgtaatatttcgataacaatttagaatcggagtgagtacttaTTAAATTATTACTGGTTGGTGAAGACGCTAGTATTACTTCTTTTACATTCTTTGCTGTTAGGTGAAATGTCAATTACTTTTACAACATCATTCAAATGGTTTACTCAACTTAAGGGCAGCGACAGGATATTGATAGTCGCCAGGGTTCTTTTCCCTCGAGctaattaaaaaacaaaatttgctCCTAATCTGCAAACTAATGATGTTTTATGCATGCAAAAGGTAGCTACATAAAAGTTTGTTGTTTTTTGAGGTCTAGACAAGAAAGAAAGCAACAAATTATTATATATTTGTCCCATGCAGCATTACATATTGTCGGACAAGCCAGGCATCCCAACTGACCTGTGGACCACCaggtcccacatgtcagtgggCCCAACGTCAAACCCTTGTGCCACCTTCCCGTTCTCTCTGGGTACTAATTAAAAGGAGCGCCTTTTGGTTTTGACTTTCTAACTCATTTTCGTCTGCTTTCTGTTTTAGTACGACGAGAGATTAGTAGGCTCGATCTCGGGGTTGTTTGAACTTGCAACCCATTACATCGAAAAATCTTTATACGAAGGAAGGAGTACATGATTGCACTCTATTCCTGGGATTTCAATGTCTTCTATTTTCGTGTGGAGCAAGCGAAGTGATTTTGTTTAAAAGTACGGTTGTGCTATCTCAGtcgttcaatttttttttagttagacATAATTAACTTGATTGCTCCGCAATTGGATATGGTCTATACTTTAAGATTCGGGATGAACGATGAAAATAGAATAGCAAAATAACATCCAGATATTAATTCAATGGTTATGGAGATTTAAGCATTTTCCTGAAGAATATGTCATCTAAAAGTATCGTAGATCCAAGATGTGTTTGCTTAGCGCTGACCTACAAACAATTATTTTTAGTCACCCGCGAGTGTTACTTTTAAGGGAAAATTGGTCACAGAACACCATTATTTTTTGGCCTTTGCCGAAACACACCGTCAGATTGCGTCTTTGTCCAATATCATTACAATTTTCGTGGTCATTTGTCACAACACACCGCCGGGTATAAAATGGAAAGTTTCACTTTTTTCACAATACCCCAAGAATTTTCCCTGATTCATTTCTCTATTTTATTCTCCCCTTGCCCTTTCTCTTCCCGCAGAATGCAGCAATGAAACGATACCTAGCGGGTAGTTATGTTAAACCTTTTATGAGTTAAACAGGTGTTCAATTTGAAATATATGACTGTGTTTTAAACCGATGATTTTGTGAACTGTTATGATTCGACTTGAGgctaaattaaaaaaatgttcaaaacTGTCATTCtctcaggaaaaaaaactcatcCAAAGAAAAAAGTGAGAGTCAAATTTTCCGTTTTACGCTATGCGGTGTGTTGTGTCAAATGACCACAAAACTGTAATAGAACTGAGCAAAGACACAATTCCACGGTGTGTTTCGGCAAATGCCGGAAAATAGTTGTGTGATGTGATTTCCCCTGCTTTTAAAACCTTTCGAAGTCATCCATAAGAAGAATCAGTTCGATGTTAGCATGAATTCACGGCTGGAATTCTGGTATCCAAAGTTTCGCATGATCCtccaagctagctagcgaaTTAGGTCGATTCCACTAGTCGTTGGTCAAATTAAACTTAGCAGAGGTTGTCGATATTCGTGCTAAGCTATCACATCATATGAATATTACAAGCAAACATTCGTCGGTCATCTGGATGTTGCATGTTTGATGAGACGAACAGTGAGAGGTTGTACTTTACTGTTTGCTTTCTAGGGTCACGTTTATTCCTTTTGGCTACTGCACATATTTCAGCACGTTGTTAATTCACACCATAATTGACACGTCATCGCTCGTGCATATGTTATTTTAATAAACCAGAGGATAAAAACAAGTGCACAGGGAATGTTGGGCGGCGGTCCAGTGCAGAGACTaatcaagcaagcaagcagagAATTACAGAGGAATCTTTGATGGACGCATGGTTGTGAGCAAAAATCCAAAGGCAAATGGAATTTGGGAGATGAGGACAAACGGGAACGCACGATTCGAAAGGGAGATTAAGAAAgagggatggatggatcggaCAGCAGTCAATTAACTAGCAGACGCGTCTCGAATCTCAATCCATCCAAGCAAAGAATTCCATTCCGTCCAGACCAAACGTGGCCATATTCACCCGCTTGGATTTATCCCATTACTCTGTGCACGGGTTTATTCCTCATGGTAATATTATATCGACACTTCTTTAGTAGTACTACCCTCCAAAGCAGGATTTGGATAATAGCAGTAACCTGATGATCAACGGCATTTTGGTTTGAAGATGGACTTCTATGGAAAAAAGATATTGTAACCGTGAGGCCCCttccaaaactatttttttaattttttttaacgtTTCATTTCGGTTGTGAAACAGGGAGCAACACCAAAGTAAAACTAGAATGAAACAttatttaaaatttcaaatgtTACTAAATTCCGATTCCAATAAAATTTCACTCTGGTTTCACTAAATTTCAGCTATTTCTTTCCAATTTTATGAAGGGACGGTTTTCTGTTTTACGGCAATGTAGAGACAGGAGCACTACATATGCTCACAGTTTTACTTGACATGCCACCTTTAGAGTCCATTTTACTAGAAAAATAGGAACTTATTGAGGAAGCCAACATGCCATGTTTCTTTACTAATCTACAACTTTATAGTTGATCTTTGTTATTggttttataaaaaaaacctaACCTAAACTTCCACCATAACTGATGTAAGATTTTATCAGAATGGCATAGCAACTTACTCTAGCGGACGGCTTGGAAGTGCAGCCATTAAATTATCATAAATTATTTCTGTTTTTCAAAACTTTACTACACTCAAGAACGAAGCTACTCCGTACGTCATTAGCATTGGTGTCACATAACATCAATGAATTAGCTAATCATCACAGAGAATCAACTAATTACAATGCAGAAGACTCTCCATAGAACTTTTATCTGATATCGTCTTGGCTGAACggtgtaaaaaaaatctaacagCAAAGtgacaatatttttttccttatttttCTCGAAAAGGGGAGGAGTCCCCGAGTGACaatcaaacttgaaatgatATAACCAAGTTTAACATAATTTGATAGAACTTATCATTATTTTATCAAGGGCAATTATTGGTCGTTCTTTGCGGCAAACAGGGGCGCTGCCGGATAAATCATGTTTAGATAGTTTGATGTTATAGCTCCTGCAGtattcttttctctttttttttgcttttcttcttagttcttttccttttttatattttaaatACATTTTCCACTTTCTCACAAGGACGGACATGATTCTTTTTATGATATACTTggatattattttttctgaagAACATATACATTTTTCTCGCGGTTGAACAAAAATGCTCATTTATATTTCACAagttaaaaaaatggaaaataaaataaataaatcacgACAGGCCTTATTGGACCAGCCCGCCGTGTGCAATTGTATTCCTACTTGCCGCCGGATGCCGCAAATTGAGAGACACGGAGTTTGGGCCTGGGTATCTCTGCGGCTGTTATCCTGGCAGTGGCCAGCGAGCAAGGCCACAAAGTCGGGGCAGGTGGGCCGGGCGAGGTTGTGTAAAGAAATCAATATAAATGCGGAAAACATGGACGTCTTATGGCCCAGTATATGGTAGAAGCTTGGTTGTTTGATGGACCGGTTTAGGTGATGTTAGGTGGGCCATATGAGCTCATCGATTTTGGCTCATGTCGGGTAGAGTTGCTGGGCCAGTTAGGATTGACATGTGCCATTTCTTTTGAATTGGCCCAAGTTCTGGGTAGTTGAGgtagaaataaaaattaaatggCCCATGTGACCGATCTAAATTCTGTTGGCCAAACTGGCGACGGTgcccccctaaaaaaaaaaaactggcgACATGCCAGATTCACCGGAGATGAGCACAAGTATCCTGAACTGTCGTCGAAGTAtgaaatgtatctagacgtttttagaaaatagatacatctatatttagacaaaattgagacaagaatttaataTTGGAAGGAGTACGTGTTCTTCATCGCTGCGGGCGGGAATCCGATTGGCTCTCTTGGCATGGACTGATGCCAATGACTCACATTTGATTGGCAGGGTTCGTGTTGAGAATGCTCTTCATGAGAGGGAAGCTAATGCAAACAAGCCTTGCGCCCTGGAATTATCGATTGGTTCACGTGTGAAACTCGATCGTGTCATGGAGGGATGCGTAGGTGGTGGTCACTATGTATATCCTGTTAGCTAAGCATCGGGTGGTTACGTGCTAAATGAATATATAGGTTACACGGGCAATTAGGCCACGTCCAACATGCCGTTTCACATGGGCGCTAGGGAAACAATTCCCGGCCGTCAGGTTCAAATCCCAGCTGATTCCAGGAATTCTCTTTTGGAACAAAGGATTCCTACAGGATTTCTACAAAGAAAGGAATTTCacaggaaaaaataaatcatttgGACCGTTTGAAAGTTGGGacaaaggaaaggaaagtTTCCATTCCTGTAAAACACTGTAGCAACACCATGATTTCACCTGAAAGAAAACATCCATCCAGATCTCATTTTTTTGCATACACGAAGCTCTCTGCTGCTACTTCCTATGAAACTGATGGTATGGGAAACAAAATCGTGGATGCGGCGGTGTGCCCAACCGATGATGGATGGCTGTGCTCGTGGTTACATAACTAATCAATGCGACCATATCCTGATTATAATTTTGGTTCATGCGTTCCAAATGATTTTTCTATTCAAATCCTATGTTTTCAATTCTCATGGAATTTCATGCATGTCATGTGaatttctatattttttttatttctatgtTTTTGGTATCCCGCCTTCCAAACGGGTCCTTAGTGTCGCCTAAAAGAATTTGCATCAGGCGTTCCACCATTTTTT contains:
- the LOC100828752 gene encoding uncharacterized protein LOC100828752 yields the protein MGAEPLVHKVLSMAATSSSSKKTKPAAAGEEEQGRVGILSFEVANAMSRAANLHRSLSDGEAARLLGPLCLGSSAVRALVPGDDARLLALALAEKLDALNRVAAVASRLGRQRCTLPALLGFDHVYADLLAGRSDAAAFSPADSAAADTRLFRKLDRLASATAALYAELDAVAELEQAARKLPAGAEARRALERRQRLHDVRRLRDASLWNWTYDRALLLLARAVCAIYHRIRLVFGDPMLGINHLLSSSSSSSSPAASRRRHQQLSATPPHSNLSAKSGPIARAVDVATPPRPSNSNLRSNCGGNMFMECLSLSSSVSWKDGLEDDFLEDDAASCISTIRSGMLVPFSGDAASIPVAKNAGGRRNVRFGPKSTVTSLAPPSTIGGSALALHYANIIIIIEKLLQYPHLVGEEARDDLYQMLPSSLRVSLRKNLRTYVKNMAIYDAFLAHDWRETVEKTLSWLAPMAHNMMRWQAERNFEQQQIVLKGNVLLLQTLYFADREKTEAVICELLVGLNYICRYEQQQNALLDCSSSLDFDDCMEWQLQ